Proteins encoded by one window of Clostridium perfringens:
- a CDS encoding gamma-glutamylcyclotransferase family protein, with the protein MLEPKVKRKIFVYGSLRTGFFNYEKYLKGKVIKSELGRVKGTLYHMPKKGYPALIEGDGFVYGEVMTILDYENVINAMDLMEGYLGVNNKNNEYNRIEMDVEILGKKSSEKCYVYYYGMNDKDDFENNSILIQDGNWRNFMLKKVS; encoded by the coding sequence ATGTTAGAACCTAAGGTTAAAAGAAAAATCTTTGTTTATGGAAGTTTGAGAACAGGATTTTTCAATTATGAAAAATACTTAAAAGGGAAAGTTATAAAAAGTGAATTAGGAAGGGTAAAGGGAACTTTATATCATATGCCTAAAAAAGGATATCCTGCTTTAATTGAAGGGGATGGATTTGTATATGGAGAAGTTATGACTATTCTTGATTACGAAAATGTTATAAATGCTATGGATCTTATGGAAGGATACTTAGGAGTTAATAACAAAAATAATGAATATAATAGAATTGAGATGGATGTTGAAATCTTAGGAAAGAAATCTTCTGAAAAATGTTATGTTTATTATTATGGAATGAATGATAAAGATGACTTTGAAAATAACAGTATATTAATACAGGATGGAAATTGGAGAAACTTTATGCTTAAAAAAGTTTCTTAA
- a CDS encoding lysophospholipid acyltransferase family protein, whose product MFRSIYWYGKGYAWTLIKSLSDIKKINKMEEEGKLEERDEYIYQCSRRIAHTFLKDAGIEVNVEGLENIPNGPVLFVCNHQSNMDIPVIMYSIDRPKGFIAKKELEKMPILKDWIILSKAIFIDREHPKKAMAGIIQGIKQLKDGYSMVVFPEGTRSQCSKMGEFKAGSFKLATKPKVPIVPLTIDGTYKIMEGNHYFIKPGKVNLYIHPPVYTDKLTKEEITELPEKVENIVRSKLPNEGR is encoded by the coding sequence ATGTTTAGATCTATATATTGGTATGGAAAAGGATATGCCTGGACATTAATAAAATCCTTATCTGATATAAAAAAAATAAATAAAATGGAAGAGGAAGGTAAGCTTGAGGAAAGAGATGAATACATATATCAATGCAGTAGAAGAATAGCTCATACTTTTCTTAAGGATGCTGGAATAGAAGTTAATGTTGAAGGTTTAGAGAATATTCCTAATGGACCTGTTCTTTTTGTTTGTAACCATCAAAGTAATATGGATATTCCTGTAATCATGTACTCTATTGATAGACCAAAGGGATTCATAGCAAAAAAAGAACTTGAAAAAATGCCTATATTAAAAGATTGGATAATACTTTCAAAGGCTATATTTATTGATAGGGAACACCCTAAAAAAGCTATGGCCGGTATTATACAAGGAATTAAACAATTAAAAGATGGATATTCAATGGTTGTTTTCCCTGAAGGAACAAGAAGTCAATGTAGTAAAATGGGAGAATTTAAAGCTGGTAGTTTTAAATTAGCTACTAAACCAAAGGTTCCTATAGTTCCTCTTACAATTGATGGAACATATAAAATAATGGAAGGAAATCATTATTTCATAAAACCTGGTAAAGTAAATCTTTATATTCATCCACCAGTTTATACTGATAAACTTACAAAGGAAGAAATTACAGAGCTTCCTGAAAAAGTTGAAAATATAGTTAGAAGTAAACTTCCTAATGAAGGAAGATAA
- a CDS encoding alanine/glycine:cation symporter family protein, with translation MENLLNQIDNLVWGVPLLVLLVGTGIYLTIRLKLLQILKLPLALKYVFKKDEESSCEDAEGDVSSFGALCTALSATIGTGNIVGVATAIKAGGPGALFWMWVAAFFGMATKYAEGVLAIKYRVVDENGQMAGGPMYYIKNGLGLNWLANIFAFFGIGVALLGIGTFGQVKSITDAASITFNVPTIVTAGIVTLLVALVILGGIKRISSVSEKVVPLMAGLYILGVLIVIAFNLDRVPHAVSIIIESAFNPKAALGGAVGVSIITVMKSGIARGVFSNEAGLGSAPIAAAAAKTKSPVKQGLISMTGTFFDTILICTMTGIVIIITGAYSGSLEGAALTTQAFEIGLPISNIGTYIVNIGLMFFAFTTILGWNYYGERCIEYLFGIKAIKPYRILYIILVAIGSFLPLTLIFIIADIVNGLMAIPNLVGIIGLRKVVIEETEEFFKEKALSEESTELEGTVLN, from the coding sequence ATGGAAAACTTATTAAATCAAATCGACAATTTAGTATGGGGAGTGCCACTTCTTGTGCTGCTTGTAGGAACAGGAATATACCTGACTATAAGACTAAAACTATTACAAATCTTAAAATTACCATTAGCTTTAAAGTATGTATTTAAAAAAGATGAGGAATCTTCTTGTGAGGATGCAGAAGGGGATGTTTCAAGTTTTGGAGCCTTATGTACAGCCCTTTCAGCTACTATAGGTACTGGAAACATAGTTGGTGTTGCCACTGCTATAAAGGCAGGTGGACCAGGGGCCTTATTCTGGATGTGGGTAGCTGCTTTCTTTGGAATGGCAACTAAATATGCAGAAGGTGTACTTGCTATAAAGTATAGGGTTGTAGATGAAAATGGCCAAATGGCAGGTGGACCAATGTACTATATAAAAAATGGACTTGGTTTAAATTGGCTAGCTAATATTTTTGCTTTCTTTGGAATTGGTGTAGCCTTATTAGGAATAGGAACTTTTGGACAAGTTAAGTCCATAACTGATGCAGCAAGTATTACATTTAATGTTCCTACAATTGTTACAGCAGGAATAGTAACTCTATTAGTTGCTTTAGTAATTTTAGGTGGAATAAAAAGAATATCTAGTGTGTCAGAAAAGGTAGTTCCTTTAATGGCAGGACTTTATATATTAGGAGTTTTAATAGTTATAGCTTTTAATTTAGATAGGGTTCCACATGCTGTATCAATAATTATTGAAAGTGCCTTTAATCCTAAGGCTGCTTTAGGAGGAGCTGTAGGAGTTAGCATAATAACTGTAATGAAAAGTGGAATAGCTAGAGGTGTTTTCTCTAATGAAGCTGGTCTTGGAAGTGCTCCAATAGCAGCTGCGGCAGCTAAGACTAAGTCTCCAGTTAAGCAAGGACTTATTTCAATGACAGGTACATTCTTTGATACAATTCTTATTTGTACAATGACAGGTATAGTAATAATTATTACTGGTGCTTATAGTGGAAGTTTAGAAGGAGCAGCACTTACAACACAGGCCTTTGAAATAGGACTTCCTATAAGTAATATAGGAACATATATAGTTAATATAGGACTTATGTTCTTTGCATTTACTACAATATTAGGATGGAACTATTATGGAGAAAGATGCATTGAGTATTTATTTGGAATAAAAGCTATAAAACCATATAGAATTTTATATATAATTTTAGTTGCTATAGGATCATTCTTACCATTAACATTAATATTCATAATTGCAGATATTGTTAATGGATTAATGGCAATTCCAAACCTTGTAGGTATTATTGGATTAAGAAAAGTAGTTATAGAAGAAACAGAAGAATTCTTTAAAGAAAAAGCTTTAAGTGAAGAGAGTACAGAATTAGAAGGAACTGTTTTAAATTAA
- a CDS encoding DUF979 domain-containing protein — protein MNMQMISNVLLEIFYIIVGLLMLNTAIDTLKDQEHKTRIGTAIFWTILSIIFIAGGAIPPVVVGALLLVIGVLTASKQVNIGNLKMPNVDFAEMQAKKLKNKIFLPSIVIAVGSLVIAQFTSLSGTVAIGIASVAAVITTFLVLKAKPKHLVEDSNRMVQSVGSTSILPQLLAALGTVFTAAGVGDVISSGISNFIPEGNILAGVIAYCVGMAVFTMIMGNAFAAFSVITVGIGLPFVFAQGANVAIAGALALTAGYCGTLLTPMAANFNVMPAALLETKDKNVVMKCQSLFAIILLVIHIALMYFLAF, from the coding sequence ATGAATATGCAGATGATTTCTAATGTATTGCTTGAAATCTTTTATATAATAGTAGGACTTTTAATGTTAAATACTGCAATTGATACATTAAAAGACCAGGAACATAAAACTAGAATAGGAACGGCAATCTTTTGGACTATATTGTCAATCATATTTATAGCAGGAGGAGCTATTCCACCTGTAGTAGTAGGGGCATTGCTTTTAGTTATAGGAGTATTAACTGCAAGCAAACAAGTAAATATAGGAAACCTAAAAATGCCTAATGTAGATTTTGCAGAAATGCAAGCTAAAAAGTTAAAGAATAAGATTTTTTTACCTTCAATTGTAATAGCAGTTGGATCTTTAGTTATTGCACAATTTACAAGTTTATCAGGAACTGTTGCCATAGGTATAGCTTCTGTGGCAGCTGTAATAACAACTTTCTTAGTATTAAAAGCTAAACCAAAGCATTTAGTAGAGGATAGTAACAGAATGGTTCAATCAGTTGGATCTACAAGTATATTACCTCAACTTTTAGCAGCCTTAGGAACAGTGTTTACTGCAGCGGGAGTAGGAGATGTTATATCATCAGGTATATCTAATTTTATTCCTGAAGGAAACATATTAGCAGGTGTAATAGCTTACTGTGTAGGAATGGCAGTATTCACTATGATAATGGGAAATGCCTTTGCAGCCTTCTCAGTTATAACTGTGGGAATAGGATTACCATTTGTATTTGCTCAAGGAGCTAATGTAGCCATAGCAGGAGCTTTAGCTCTAACTGCAGGGTATTGTGGAACATTATTAACCCCAATGGCAGCAAACTTTAACGTTATGCCAGCGGCCTTATTAGAGACAAAAGATAAGAATGTGGTTATGAAATGTCAAAGTTTATTTGCTATAATTTTATTAGTTATACATATAGCTTTAATGTATTTCTTAGCATTTTAA
- a CDS encoding GNAT family N-acetyltransferase: MGENKREKVFLEFPIIETERFILKEIEEKHKNHFISLFSDEDIMKYSGTEVYDPEKQVEFYFKKVKLMYKEKKGIRWAIINKESKEFIGDIGLYNIDFYSNNTEIGYTIEKNFWGKGVASECIKAIENFAFEILDMNRIIDMIDSNNIS, encoded by the coding sequence ATGGGTGAAAATAAGAGAGAAAAAGTTTTTTTAGAGTTTCCTATTATTGAGACTGAAAGATTTATACTTAAAGAAATAGAAGAAAAGCATAAGAATCATTTCATTAGTTTATTTTCAGATGAGGATATAATGAAATATTCAGGTACAGAAGTTTATGATCCTGAAAAACAAGTTGAATTTTATTTTAAAAAGGTTAAGTTAATGTACAAGGAGAAAAAGGGAATAAGGTGGGCTATAATAAATAAAGAAAGTAAAGAATTTATTGGAGATATAGGTCTTTATAATATAGATTTTTATTCTAATAATACTGAGATTGGTTACACTATAGAAAAGAATTTTTGGGGAAAGGGAGTTGCTTCAGAGTGTATTAAAGCTATAGAAAACTTTGCATTTGAAATTTTAGATATGAATAGAATTATAGACATGATTGATAGTAATAATATTTCATAA
- a CDS encoding homocysteine S-methyltransferase family protein produces MKNLDLKNGVIIADGAMGTRIMKLGVNLKETPSELLNIKKPELIEKIHREYIESGANLILSNTFMCNIINAKRNNYNLEEVIEAGIHIAKKACGDHGLVALDIGPLSYYIEENDSSFKEIVYENTERIINVSKDKFDLVIFETLGSLKEGEFAVKKAKTLTDKKVICSFTLAYKKDIPNFIKNIVSTLEPLGVDALGINCTEYEEILMALDILKENTNLPIMIKANLGIPKKVGEELIYDKTLEEFKNLSKRAIEKGVNIIGGCCGTTPEYIRAICNLK; encoded by the coding sequence ATGAAAAATTTAGATTTGAAAAATGGAGTAATAATAGCAGATGGAGCTATGGGAACTAGAATAATGAAATTAGGAGTAAATTTAAAAGAGACTCCATCAGAACTTTTAAATATTAAAAAGCCTGAATTAATAGAAAAAATTCATAGAGAGTATATAGAATCTGGAGCTAACTTAATACTTTCAAACACATTTATGTGTAATATTATAAATGCAAAAAGGAATAATTATAATTTAGAGGAAGTTATAGAGGCAGGAATTCATATTGCTAAAAAAGCATGTGGAGATCATGGCTTAGTTGCCTTAGACATAGGTCCACTTTCATATTATATAGAAGAAAATGATTCTTCTTTTAAAGAAATTGTTTATGAAAATACTGAAAGAATAATTAATGTTTCAAAAGATAAATTTGATTTAGTTATTTTTGAAACCTTAGGAAGTTTAAAGGAAGGTGAATTTGCAGTTAAAAAAGCAAAAACTTTAACAGATAAAAAGGTTATATGTTCCTTTACTTTAGCTTATAAAAAGGATATTCCTAATTTCATAAAAAATATTGTTTCAACTTTAGAGCCTTTAGGAGTAGATGCTTTAGGAATAAACTGTACAGAGTACGAAGAAATACTAATGGCCTTAGATATACTTAAGGAAAATACAAATCTTCCTATAATGATAAAGGCTAATTTAGGAATACCAAAAAAAGTAGGGGAAGAGCTTATATATGATAAGACTTTAGAAGAATTTAAAAATTTATCTAAAAGAGCCATTGAAAAGGGAGTTAATATAATAGGAGGATGCTGTGGAACAACTCCAGAATATATAAGAGCTATTTGTAATTTGAAATAG
- a CDS encoding ECF transporter S component, giving the protein MNAVYQTRQKTRKLVVIGMLSGISIFLGLTGLGFINIPPVKATIMHIPVIIGAIIEGPIVGGLIGLVFGLFSMYQAFTAPMPTSFMFWNPIIALVPRILIGVVSYYVYASMIKGSKKNLKATSIISSLILGVLLFVSSEALTDSLTISAIIGVLFFLASMIIMFKFKHKNKEEALSIGTASVIGTLTNTIGVLGLTYVFYLERYASALGISEHAAKLTLAGIGVTNGIPEAFISSLISIPVILGVRKILR; this is encoded by the coding sequence ATGAATGCAGTCTATCAAACTAGACAAAAAACAAGAAAACTAGTAGTTATTGGTATGCTATCTGGTATATCAATATTTCTAGGATTAACAGGATTAGGATTTATAAATATTCCACCTGTTAAGGCTACTATTATGCATATTCCTGTTATAATAGGAGCTATTATTGAAGGTCCTATTGTAGGAGGATTAATAGGACTAGTTTTTGGATTATTTTCTATGTATCAAGCTTTTACGGCACCAATGCCAACTAGCTTTATGTTCTGGAATCCTATTATAGCTTTAGTTCCTAGAATTCTTATAGGTGTGGTAAGTTACTATGTATATGCATCTATGATTAAAGGATCTAAAAAGAATTTAAAAGCTACATCAATTATAAGTTCTCTTATTCTTGGAGTTCTTCTATTTGTAAGTTCTGAAGCTTTAACAGATTCTTTAACTATATCAGCTATAATCGGTGTTTTATTCTTTTTAGCAAGTATGATTATCATGTTTAAATTTAAACATAAAAATAAAGAAGAAGCCCTATCTATAGGTACAGCTTCCGTAATTGGAACCTTAACAAATACCATAGGTGTACTTGGCTTAACATATGTTTTTTATTTAGAGAGATATGCTTCTGCCCTAGGAATATCTGAACATGCTGCAAAATTAACTTTAGCAGGAATAGGAGTTACAAATGGAATTCCTGAGGCATTTATATCATCCTTAATATCAATTCCTGTTATATTAGGAGTTAGAAAAATTTTAAGATAA
- a CDS encoding P1 family peptidase, translating into MFEIKITDIDGFKLGHAQDFEGATGCTVLLCEEGASGGVDVRGGAPGTRETDLLNPMEMVDKVHAVVLSGGSAFGLDSCSGVMEYLENKNVGFDVGVAKVPIVCGAVLFDLACGNPKIRPNKEMGLEACKNSETYLDSKNGNIGCGTGATVGKALNQKLAMKGGFGSYAVQVGDLKVGAIVGVNSLGDIVDPNNNNKIIAGGLSQDRNSFINIEESLLANYSNPKNVFKGNTTIGCIVTNGDFNKAQANKIASMAQNGFGRTIRPAHTMFDGDTIFTLSSNKVKADINVVGLLAAQVMEKAIIKAVKEADSSYGFLSHKDLKFNV; encoded by the coding sequence ATGTTTGAAATAAAGATTACAGATATAGATGGTTTTAAACTAGGCCACGCTCAAGACTTTGAAGGTGCTACAGGATGTACAGTATTACTATGTGAAGAAGGTGCTTCTGGAGGAGTTGATGTTCGCGGTGGAGCTCCTGGAACTAGAGAAACTGATTTATTAAATCCTATGGAAATGGTTGATAAAGTTCATGCTGTAGTATTATCTGGTGGATCTGCCTTTGGACTTGATTCCTGCTCAGGGGTTATGGAATATCTAGAAAATAAAAATGTTGGATTTGACGTAGGAGTGGCTAAAGTTCCTATAGTATGTGGTGCTGTTTTATTTGACTTAGCCTGTGGTAATCCTAAAATAAGACCTAATAAGGAAATGGGTTTAGAAGCCTGTAAAAATTCTGAAACCTATCTTGACTCAAAAAACGGTAATATAGGTTGTGGAACAGGTGCCACAGTAGGTAAAGCCTTAAATCAAAAACTTGCTATGAAAGGTGGTTTTGGAAGCTATGCAGTGCAAGTTGGAGATTTAAAGGTAGGAGCTATTGTAGGAGTTAATAGCCTAGGTGATATTGTTGATCCTAATAATAACAATAAAATAATAGCTGGTGGATTAAGCCAAGATAGGAATTCCTTTATAAACATAGAAGAAAGCTTATTAGCTAATTATTCTAATCCTAAAAATGTTTTTAAAGGAAATACTACTATTGGGTGCATAGTGACTAATGGTGATTTTAATAAAGCTCAAGCTAATAAAATTGCATCTATGGCTCAAAATGGTTTTGGAAGAACCATTCGCCCTGCTCACACTATGTTTGATGGTGATACAATATTTACTCTTTCATCAAATAAAGTTAAGGCAGATATAAATGTAGTTGGTCTTTTAGCTGCTCAAGTTATGGAGAAAGCTATTATAAAGGCTGTTAAAGAAGCTGATTCTTCATATGGATTCTTATCACATAAAGATTTAAAATTTAATGTATAA
- a CDS encoding HDIG domain-containing metalloprotein, whose amino-acid sequence MKDKELFEILEKHILEDKNPSEFLNSLKEKKLLEGSFLEILRDLEEVKQEKKHHPEGNVWIHTMQVLDEAASLRNFANNKREFMWAALLHDIGKRDTTKMRKGRWTAYDHDREGAKLSKEILEEVTDEGEFISEVSNLIRYHMSYLYIDKNLPFVKPEDMVKSSDLHDIALLTYCDRIGRGKKTLEDKSKILDSINDFIVKINEKTNKNYEKLYVLGK is encoded by the coding sequence ATGAAGGATAAAGAATTATTTGAAATTTTAGAAAAGCATATTTTAGAAGATAAGAATCCATCAGAATTTTTAAATTCTTTAAAGGAAAAGAAACTTTTAGAAGGCTCCTTTTTGGAAATATTAAGGGATTTAGAAGAGGTTAAGCAGGAGAAAAAACACCACCCAGAAGGAAATGTATGGATTCATACAATGCAAGTTTTAGATGAAGCAGCTAGTTTAAGAAATTTTGCTAATAATAAAAGAGAATTCATGTGGGCAGCTTTACTTCACGACATTGGAAAGAGAGATACTACTAAAATGAGAAAGGGGAGATGGACTGCTTACGATCATGATAGGGAAGGTGCAAAACTTTCAAAAGAAATATTAGAAGAGGTTACAGATGAAGGGGAGTTTATAAGTGAAGTAAGTAATTTAATTAGATATCATATGTCTTATCTTTATATAGATAAAAATTTACCTTTTGTAAAACCAGAAGATATGGTTAAAAGTTCAGATCTTCATGATATAGCTTTATTGACTTATTGTGATAGAATTGGAAGAGGGAAAAAGACTTTAGAAGATAAGAGTAAAATCTTAGATTCAATAAATGATTTTATAGTTAAAATTAATGAGAAAACTAATAAGAATTATGAGAAATTATATGTTTTGGGAAAATAA
- the pcp gene encoding pyroglutamyl-peptidase I: MKVLITGFDPFGGESINPALEAVKMIPENIEGAQVIKLEIPTVFRKSLEKIEEKIEEINPDVVISIGQAGGRFGITPERVAINMDDARIEDNEGNQPIDISIYEDGESAYFSNLPIKAMVKEMVDNGIPASVSNTAGTFVCNHVMYGVLYLVNKKYKNIRAGFIHVPYIPAQVVNKPNTPSMSINDIAKGLELSIKAIVLNDNDIKTVGGAVC, translated from the coding sequence ATGAAAGTATTAATTACAGGATTTGATCCCTTTGGAGGAGAAAGTATAAACCCAGCTTTAGAAGCTGTTAAAATGATACCAGAAAATATAGAAGGAGCTCAGGTTATTAAATTAGAAATACCTACAGTTTTTAGAAAGTCTCTTGAAAAAATAGAAGAAAAAATAGAGGAAATTAATCCAGATGTAGTTATTTCTATAGGACAAGCTGGAGGAAGATTTGGTATAACTCCAGAAAGAGTAGCTATAAATATGGATGATGCGAGAATAGAGGATAATGAAGGAAATCAACCAATAGATATTTCTATATATGAAGATGGAGAAAGTGCATACTTTAGTAATTTACCTATAAAAGCAATGGTTAAGGAAATGGTTGATAATGGAATACCTGCATCAGTTTCTAACACAGCTGGAACTTTTGTTTGTAACCATGTTATGTATGGAGTTTTATACTTAGTAAATAAAAAGTATAAAAATATAAGAGCTGGATTTATACATGTACCTTATATTCCAGCACAAGTTGTAAATAAACCTAATACACCTTCTATGTCTATTAATGATATAGCAAAAGGATTAGAACTTAGTATAAAGGCTATAGTTTTAAATGATAATGATATTAAAACTGTAGGAGGAGCTGTTTGTTAA
- a CDS encoding alpha/beta-type small acid-soluble spore protein, whose amino-acid sequence MSQHLVPEAKNGLSKFKNEVANEMGVPFSDYNGDLSSRQCGSVGGEMVKRMVEKYEQSMK is encoded by the coding sequence ATGTCACAACATTTAGTTCCAGAAGCAAAAAACGGTTTATCAAAATTCAAAAATGAGGTAGCAAATGAAATGGGAGTACCATTCTCAGATTATAACGGAGACCTTAGCTCAAGACAATGCGGAAGCGTTGGTGGAGAAATGGTTAAAAGAATGGTAGAAAAATACGAACAATCAATGAAATAA
- a CDS encoding DUF969 domain-containing protein, which produces MELIGIVIVIIGFALKFDTIAVVLVAGLSTGLVAHMSLYEILEKLGSTFVSQRHMTLFILTLPVIGMCERFGLKERAITLIKNMKNMSTGKLLSCYLFIREVGAAVSLRLSGQAQFIRPLINPMAQGAAVSKYGELDDKNEDLIKGTAAAMDNYGNFFGQNVFLASSGVLLIAGTLEELGYGVNALDIAKASVPIAIIALILGVLQNRLLDKRLSRNLSKNKEEIK; this is translated from the coding sequence GTGGAACTGATAGGAATAGTAATAGTAATAATAGGATTTGCACTTAAATTTGATACTATAGCAGTTGTATTAGTAGCAGGACTATCAACTGGATTAGTAGCACATATGAGTTTGTATGAAATATTAGAAAAATTAGGATCAACCTTTGTAAGCCAAAGACACATGACATTATTTATATTAACTTTACCTGTAATAGGTATGTGTGAAAGATTTGGTTTAAAAGAGAGAGCTATAACCTTAATAAAGAATATGAAAAATATGTCAACTGGAAAGCTTTTAAGTTGCTATTTATTTATTAGAGAAGTTGGGGCTGCAGTTTCACTAAGATTAAGTGGACAAGCACAATTTATAAGACCACTTATAAACCCAATGGCTCAAGGAGCAGCTGTCAGTAAATATGGAGAATTAGATGATAAAAATGAAGATTTAATAAAGGGAACAGCAGCTGCAATGGACAACTATGGAAACTTCTTTGGACAAAATGTATTCTTAGCAAGTTCAGGAGTTCTTTTAATAGCAGGAACCTTAGAAGAACTAGGATATGGAGTTAATGCTTTAGATATAGCAAAAGCTTCAGTTCCAATAGCTATAATAGCTTTAATATTAGGAGTATTACAAAATAGATTATTAGATAAAAGGTTAAGTAGAAACCTATCAAAGAACAAAGAAGAGATAAAATAG